AAGGTCAGTGCGATATCGTCGAGCCCTTCGAGCAACCGCCAGCGGACGTAGTCGTCGATCCGGAAGGCCGCGGTGAAGTCCTTGGCCCGTACGGTCTTGGTCTCCAGGTCGACGGTGACCTCGGTGCCCGGCTCGTTCTCCAGCAGCTTCCAGAGCAGTTCGATGTCGGCCTGCTCGCACTGCGCGGCCACCAGGCCGCCCTTGCCGGAGTTGCCGCGGAAGATGTCCGCGAAGCGCGCCGAGATCACGACCCGGAAGCCGTAGTCCATCAGCGCCCACACGGCGTGCTCACGCGAGGAGCCGGTGCCGAAGTCGGGTCCGGCCACGAGCACCGAGCCACGGGAGAACGGCTCGGTGTTGAGGATGAAGTCCTCCTGGCCGCGCCAGGCGGCGAACAGGCCGTCCTCGAAGCCGGTCCGGCTCACGCGCTTGAGATAGACCGCCGGGATGATCTGGTCAGTGTCCACGTTGGACCTGCGCAGCGGCACCCCGATGCCGGTGTGCTGGGTGAACGGTTCCATGGTGGGAGCTCCTCTCGGGGTTCGGGACGGCCGCTCAGGCGGTGGCCGGGGTCAGGTCGGCCGGGGAGGACAGGGTGCCCCGCACGGCCGTGGCGGCGGCCACCAGCGGCGACACCAGGTGCGTGCGCCCGCCCTTGCCCTGCCTGCCTTCGAAGTTGCGGTTGGAGGTGGAGGCGCTGCGCTCGCCGGGGGCGAGCTGGTCCGGGTTCATGCCCAGGCACATCGAGCAGCCCGCCTGCCGCCATTCGGCGCCCGCCGCGGTGAAGACCGCGTCAAGCCCCTCCTCCTCGGCGGCCTTGCGCACCCGCATCGAGCCGGGCACCACGAGCATCCGCACCGAACCGGCCACCTGCCGCCCGCGCAGCACCTCCGCGGCGGCGCGCAGGTCCTCGATCCGGCCGTTCGTGCACGAGCCGAGGAAGACGGTGTCCACCGCGATCTCGCGCAGCGGGGTACCGGGCACCAGATCCATATAGGACAGGGCTTTCTCCGCGGCGAACCGTTCGTTCTCGTCCGGGATCGCGGCCGGGTCGGGCACCGCGGCGCCCAGCGGCAGTCCCTGGCCCGGATTGGTGCCCCAGGTCACGAACGGGGTCAGCGCGTCGGCATCGAGGTGCACCTCGGCGTCGAATTCCGCGCCCTCGTCGGTGCGCAGCTCGCGCCAGGCGGCCACCGCGGCATCCCAGTCGGCGCCCTGCGGGGCGTGCGGACGGCCCTTGAGGTAGGCGAAGGTCGTCTCGTCCGGGGCGATCATCCCGGCCCGCGCGCCGGCTTCGATGGACATGTTGCAGATGGTCATCCGGGCTTCCATCGACAGCTCTTCGATGGCCTTGCCGCGGTACTCGAGCACATAGCCCTGCCCGCCGCCGGTGCCGATCTTCGCGATGACGGCGAGGATGACGTCCTTGGCCGTGACGCCCGGCTGCAGCGCGCCGTCGACGGTGATGGCCATCGTCTTGAACGGCCGCAACGGCAGCGTCTGGGTGGCGAGCACATGCTCGACCTCCGAAGTGCCGATACCGAAGGCCATCGCGCCGAAAGCGCCGTGCGTGGAGGTGTGACTGTCCCCGCACACCACGGTCGTGCCGGGCTGGGTCAGGCCCAGCTGCGGTCCGATGACGTGCACGATGCCCTGTTCGGCATCGCCCATCGGATGCAGCCGGACGCCGAACTCCTTGCAGTTCCGGCGAAGCGTGTCGACCTGCGTGCGCGACACCGGATCGGCGATCGGCCGGTCGATGTCCACGGTGGGGACGTTGTGGTCCTCGGTCGCGATGGTGAGATCGGGCCTGCGCACGGCGCGCCCGGCCATCCGCAGCCCGTCGAACGCCTGCGGGCTGGTCACTTCGTGCACCAGGTGCAGGTCGATGTAGAGCAGATCCGGCTCGGCGCCTTCACCTCGGCGCACGAGGTGGCTGTCCCACACCTTTTCCGCGAGGGTGCGGGCCTTGCCGGTGGTGGTGGTCATTCTCCGGCTCCTTCCACGGGATCGGCCGGGAGCACGGAACTCGGGTGAGCGCGGGGCGAGCCGCGCCCCGGGTCCGGTTTTTCCCAGATTCTGGACTTCCCAAAGTACGGGAAGTTAGTATCGCGTCGTGGGACAGCATAGCGGTATCGGAGTACTCGACAAAGCCGTGGCCGTACTTCAAGCGGTCGCGGAGGACCCCTGTGGCCTGGCAGAACTGTGCACCCGCACGGGTCTTCCCCGGGCGACGGCGCATCGGCTGGCGGTCGGGCTGGAGGTGCACCGGCTGCTGCGGCGCGGACCGGACGGGCGCTGGCGGCCGGGCACCGCGCTCGCCGAACTGGCCGGCGGATCGACCGATCCGTTGCTGGACGCGGCGAGTTCGGTCCTGCCGAAGCTGCGCGACATCACCGGCGAGAGCGTGCAGCTCTATCGCCGCGACGGCGTGCAGCGAGTGTGCGTTTCGACCGCGGAGCCGCCGAGCGGGCTGCGCGACACGGTGCCGATCGGTTCCCGGCTGCCGATGACCGCGGGCTCGGGCGCGAAGGTCCTTGCCGCATGGTCGGATCCGCACACCCAGCGGACGATCCTGGCGGACGCGGTGTACGGCGAGCGCACCCTCCTCGAAGTACGCCGCCGTGGCTGGGCGCAGAGTGTCGCCGAGCGCGAGCCGGGAGTGGCCAGTGTCTCGGCCCCGGTCCGGGATTCCTCCGGCGCGGTGGTCGCCGCCGTTTCGGTCTCCGGGCCGATCGAGCGCATCGGGCGCAAACCGGGTGCCCGCTGGGCGGCCGACCTGCTCGCCGCGGCGGACGCTTTGCAAGAACGGCTCTGACCCCCGGGCGCTCCCACCACCGACGGGCCGTCTCCCCGCCTCCGCGGCGGCGAGGCGGCCCTTTCTCCGGCCCGATCGTCCTCAGTAGACCGATCGGCACCGTGCCCGCCGCAGTGCTCGGCCGCGGTCCGCGGTACCGGGGTGCCGCCACCGGCCGGGATCGCGACACGCCGCACGGAAAACTTCGCCCCACCGGTTCCGATCCGCTTGCCCCGCACCGGCCCGGCACCCGGCCCACATCCGGCGCCGACCCGTCCACTTCGATAAAACCCCAGCACAGAGGCCGTCTACATCGGACCGAACGGGCCGATTTCGAGCTACTCCAGCGTTCCGGCGCGGGGAAGCCGCCGCCCGCGCGGGGTACGCCTAACACCTCGATCTCACCCGAAAATGCCAGGTCCCGATTGGACTTGCCAAGGCGGTGGGTGATAATGACCTCGTTCGGCCTTATGGCCGTAGAAAACCAAGTTCTGGTTGGAGGAACTGGAATGGCCAACAAGGCCCAGCTGATCGAGGCGCTGTCGGAGCGCATTGGCGACAAGAAGGCTGCCGCGGAAGCCGTCGACGGTCTCGTCGACATCATCATCCGCACCGTCCACAAGGGCGAGAAGGTCACCATCACCGGCTTCGGCGTCTTCGAGAAGCGCGCCCGCGCCGCTCGCACCGCGCGCAACCCGCGCACCGGTGAGTCCGTGCGGGTCAAGAAGACCAACGTGCCCGCCTTCCGCGCCGGCACCACCTTCAAGGACGTGATCTCCGGCTCCAAGAAACTGCCGAAGACCACCGCCGTCAAGCGCGCGACCGCCACCCGGGCGACCGCGACGACCACCACCCGCGCCGCGGCCGCCAAGCCGGCCACCACGCGCACCCGCGCCACGGCCGCCAAGGCGCCCGCCGCCAAGGCGACCGCGACGAAGGCCAAGGCCACCACCACGACGCGGGCCACCAAGGCCGCGCCGACCAAGGCGACCGCGAAGGCCACCGCCGCGAAGGCGACCGCCACCAAGGCGAAGGCCACCACGACGCGCGCCACCAAGGCCGCGGCGAAGCCGGCCGTCAAGAGGACCACGGCGACCGCGAAGAAGGCCACGCCCGCCAAGCGCACCACCGCCGCGAAGAAGAAGTAACACTCTTCACCGGCATCGGAACAGGCCCCGTCCACGCCCGGACGGGGCCTGTTTCCGTCTCCGCGGGTTCCCGCAGGGTGCCGGCAAAGTCGGTGTGGGGGCTCCGCGCAGACCGCGGAGGTCTGTGAAGGGGCCCTTCACGGACTCTGAGTCTGTGAAGGGCCCCTTCACAGACCGACTTTGCCGGGACCCTGGCGGGTTCCCGGGACCGGGCGGCACCACTTCCGAGTACTCCGAATCGGCCGGGCCCGCATTGTCGAAACGGCCATAAAATTCGGTACGAATGCGCACTTTCCCGCGGTTTACCTACCGTGAATCCACGCCGTCCCCAGCACACCAGCCCGATTCCGGCGCCCCGAAACCCTCTCGGCCAAGCCGGCCCCAGGGGCCGGGTTTTCGATTCCCGGCCGACCGTGAGCCATTCCTTTCCGTATCCATTTCAGCACTATCCGTACACGGGCAGTGTCCCCCGTCACGTCTGAAATCCCCCAGCACACAAGGGAATTCCGGTTGTTACCCGAACGTGACGAGCGCGCGTGGCGGCCACCCGCCCCCACCCCGGAAACACCCCGGGAAACGCGCCCGTTTTGCCTGCGCAAACCGGCTTTTACGACTACTTCCGGCACCATGACGCGGAGTCCGTATCCGGCGCGGCCGAAGTCGGCACCGGGTCACGAAAACCGCTCCTGGCCGGTTAACCGGTATCCAGCACCGCACCGGCAGGTGTCAGATTATGCAATCATGTCGCCCGGCAACGACCGGAGCTCGAGGACATGAGAGACCATTGCCGATAGTTCGAGTGGAAAAGCTGTACAAGGTGTTCGGCCGCCGTCCGGCCGAAGCGGTGCGCCGGCTGGAGACCGGGATCGACCGCAAGGAACTGGACCGGGGTGTGACCGCGGCGGTGATCGACGCCTCGTTCACCGTGGAGCGCGGCGAGATCTTCGTCGTCATGGGACTCTCCGGTTCAGGCAAGTCAACCCTGCTGCGCACGCTCAACGGGCTGCTGCCGGCCACGTCCGGCCGGGTGCTGGTGGACGAGCAGGACCTCACCGCGCTGTCCCCGGCGCAGGTACGGGAACTGCGGCAGCAGCGGATGAGTATGGTGTTCCAGCACTTCGCGCTCTTCCCGCACCGTACCGTCGCGGAGAACGTCGCGTACGGGCTGAGCGTGCAGGGCGCCCCGCGGGAACGGCAGCTCAGCCGTACTGCCGAAGCACTGGAGCTGGTCGGCCTGGCCGGGTGGGAAGACCGGTTGCCGGGTGAGCTCTCCGGCGGCATGCGCCAGCGGGTGGGCCTGGCCCGCGCGCTCGCCGCGGACACCGAGATCCTGCTGATGGACGAGGCGTTCAGCGCGCTGGACCCGTTGATCCGCAAGGAGATGCAGGATCAGCTGCTGATCCTGCAGCGGCAGCTCGGCAAGACCATCGTGTTCATCACGCACGATCTCAACGAGGCGATGCGCCTCGGCGACCGGATCGCGATGATGCGCGACGGCCGGATCGTGCAGGTCGCGACGGCGCAGGAAATGCTCACCGCGCCGGCCGACGAGTACGTCACCAAGTTCGTGCGCGATGTCGACCGCACCCGGGTGCTCACCGCGGCGACGGTGATGGAGCCCGCGGGCGTTTCGTTCACCACGGACACTTCCCCGGCACAGGCACGGGAAACGATGCTCGGGCACGAACTCACCGGGGCTTTGGTCACCGACGGCGGCAAGTTCGCCGGCTCCGTGACCCGCAGCGCAGTGTCGGCGGCAGCCGAACGCGGCGACGCGACGCTCGCCGCCGCAGTGGACCGCGAAGCTGCGCGCACCACACCGGAAACGCCGGTCGCCGACCTGTTCGGCGTCTCCGCTTCGGCGCCGGCACCGGTGGCCGTGGTGGACGGGGACGGCGCGTTGCTCGGCATGGTCACCCAGCAGTCGCTGCTGCGTTCGCTGAGCATTCCCGAAAAAGCGGAAGAGGAGGTGGACGCGCATGCGTGAGCTCTTCCTCGCCGACGGCTGGCACGTGCCGCGGATCCCGGTCGGCGACTGGTTCGCCTCGATCGTCGACTGGCTGACCAACAACATCGGACCGTTCTTCGACTTCGTCGACACGGTCGTCAAGGGCGCGGTCAACGGGCTGGCCTCCGGGCTGACCTGGCTGCCTTCCCTGGTGCTGGTGGTCATTTTCGCCGCACTCGGCTGGTGGGCCCGCGGCTGGCGCTTCGGCGCCGGCTCGCTGATCGGCTTCGCGCTGGTGGACGGGCTCGGCGAACTGCATTCGGCGATGGAGACGCTGGCCCAGGTCCTCGTCGCCGGGGTGGTCGCGGTGCTCATCGCGGTCCCGACCGGGATCGCCGCGGCCCGCAACGCGTCGGTGAGCCGGGTGGTGAAACCGGTACTGGACTTCATGCAGACGCTGCCCTCGTTCGTCTACCTGATCCCGGTGGTCGTGTTCTTCTCGATCGGGCCGGTGCCCGGGGTCGTGGCCACCGTGGTGTTCGCGCTGCCGCCCGGGGTCCGGCTGACCGAGCTGGGCATCCGCCAGGTCGACCCGGAGATGGTCGAGGCCGGCGAGGCGTTCGGCTCGCCGCCCCGGCGGATCCTCACCGAGATCCAGATCCCGCTGGCGATGCCCTCGATCATGGCCGGCATCAACCAGATCATCATGCTGTCGCTGTCGATGGTGGTGATCTCCGGCATGGTCGGCGCCCCCGGCCTCGGCGCCGAGGTCTACGCCGCGGTCACCAGCCTCAAGATCGGCCAGGGTTTCGAGGCCGGGATCGGGGTCGTGGTGCTGGCCATCTACCTCGACCGGCTGACCTCGACGCTGGGTGCCCGCTCGGCCGTGGGCCGGGCCCGCCGCCGTACCGCGGCCGCCTGAGCACCCACTGCCTGTGAAGAAAGGACGAACGATGCGGACAACGAAACGGCTCTCCCGGATCCTCGCGGCCGGGGCCGCGATGACGGCGCTGGTGGGCCTCACCACCGCCTGCGGCGGCCGGGCCGGCGAATCGGGCAACACCCAGGAAGCCAAGACCATCACCATCGGCTACATCGGCTGGGACGAGGACATCGCCCTGACCAACCTGTACCAGACGGTGCTGGAGGAGAAGGGTTACAAGGTCGAGGCGAAGCTGCTCGACGCGGGCCCGATCTACGCCGGCCTCGCCAAGGGCGACGTGGACCTGTACCTGGACTCCTGGCTGCCGGTGACGCACAAGAAGTACTGGGACCAGTACAAGGACCAGCTCGAAGACCTCGGCGTCTGGTACGACAAGGCGACGCTGAACCTGGCCGTCCCGGAGTATGTCAAGGACGTCAACAGCATCGCCGATCTCAAGGACAAGGCGGGCCAGTTCGACGGCAAGATCACCGGTATCGAGGCCAGCGCGGGCGAGAGCGACATCGTGCAGAACGCCGTGCTCCCCCAGTACGATCTGAAGGGCAGCGTCACCCTGCAGAACTCCTCGACGACCGCCATGCTCGCCGCGCTGGACGGCGCGATCAAGGGCCAGAAGCCGATGGTGGTCACGATGTGGCACCCGCACTGGGCCTACTCGCGTTACCAGCTCAAGGACCTGCAGGACCCGAAGGGCGCGATGGGCAAGGGCGAGCAGATCCACGCAATCGGCCGCAAGGGCTTCGGCAAGGACTTCCCGGCGCTGACCGACGTCGCGAAGAAGCTGAAGATGAGCGACGCCGATCTCGGCTCCCTGGAGGACGCGATCCAGAAGGCCGCGAAGGGCCAGGAGAAGGCCGCCGCGAAGCAGTGGGCGGACCAGCACAAGCAGTTCGTGGACACGGCTTTCGCCGGTCTCTGACGGAGCGTTCTCCGGACGGTCCCGCATCCCTTCCGGGGGTGCGGGACCGTCCGTCTATCCGGTATTCGGTTGTGGGGCTTGGGTTTCCGCGGGGCGCCGCATCGATCACACCGCTGTCATGCCGGCATCGACAGTGAGCACCTGTCCGGTCACGTAGCACGCCTCCGCCGACAGCAGGAAGCAGACGGTTCCCGCTATGTCCTCAGGTGTGGCGACCCGCTTGAGCATCACGTTGCTCCCGAGTTTGCGGAGACCGTCCTCCAGTGTCGCGCCCTGGCCGCGGTAGAGGTCCTCGGTCATCTCGGTGAGGGTGTGCCCGGGCGAGATCGCGTTCACCCGGACCTCGGGCCCCAGTTCGAGCGCGAGGTGCCGGGTCAACGGCGGTATCGTCGCCTTCGACGCGGCGTCGAGACCACGGCCGGCGCCGGCGATGTCGACCACCACCGAGGAGGTGTTGACGATCGCCGCGCAGTCGGATTTGCGTAACGCCGCCGCCGTCGCGTGGCATACGTTGAGCGTGCCGACGGCGTTGACCATCAACTGCTGCACGAATTCTTCGGCCGGTGCCGTCACCGCCTCGGTCGGGATCAGGACGGCGGCGGCGTTGTACACCGAGTCGATGCGCCCGAAGGCGTCGAGCGCGAGATCGACGGCCGTCCTCGGCGCCGTGCGGGGCCGCGGCCGTCGCACGGGTGGCCGCCGGCCGTCCGGACCAGATCGAGTGGGTACTCGATCAGGGTGCCGACGGCGTGATGGTGCCCCCTGGTGAACAACGCCGGGGACGCGCGGCGCGCCGCTACCCACCGCGGGGAAGCCGGAGCGTCGGCGGTGTGCGCAACTTGCTGGAACGCGGCCCGGGATATCTGTCCGGCGCCGACGACGTAGTCTGCATCGTCCAGATCGAACACGTCGCCGCACTGTCCAATCTGGACGAAAACCTCGCCGTGCCCGGCATCGACCTGGTCACACCCGGCCACGTCGACCTCGCCGGTCAATGAGACACGTCGCGGACTACGGCGGTTCGATCACCAGCGACGGCATGGCGCAGGACGTGCGGGACGCACTCCGCACGATCGTGCAGCCTGTGCCCGCCATGGCATCCCGCACGTCCCCGTGACGGGCTCCCGAGCCGAATTCGCCCGCGCGGTCGGCGACGGCGACGGCATCGTGTGTTTCGGCAGTGATACCACCAGCTTCGGCTGGCGGTGACCGATAACGTCGATGCGTGCCGGAAGGTCCTGGGCGAAGGACCAGGTGGGAGTGACCGATGACCGTGTCGGTGGCCAGGGAGATCGCAGCCGCGGCGAGCGCGTGGCTGGCAACGCTGAGCCGCGAGCAACGCGCTGTGGCCCATTGGCCTGCCCCGGGGACCGATCCCCAGACCGAGGCAGAGCGCCGACGGCGGTACTACAACACACCCACCGATCACGGTGGGCTCACCCTGGGCGCGCAATCACCGACCCAGCAACGCCTCGTCATGCGGCTGCTGGCCGCGGCGCTCTCCCCCGCGGGCTACGCCACGGTGACCACGGTGATCGGCCTGGAGAACGAGCTGGACCGCGTCGAAGGCTTCGCCGTCGACTGGGGCCACGAGCGCGGCCGGGATCCGGGCCGATATCACCTGCGGGTGTTCGGCGACCCCGCGCGACCGGCGCCCTGGAGCTGGCGTTTCGGTGGGCATCACATCTCGGTCAACGTGCTGGTCGCCGACGGTGCGGTGCGGTCGGCGACACCACTGTTCCTCGGCGCGGATCCCGCGGCGACATCCCTGGTAGGCGGCGGGTTGCTGCGCCCGCTCGGCGGAATCGAGGACACCGCGCGGGCACTCGTCCGGTCACTCGGCCGGGATCTGGCGGCCAGGGCGGTCGTGCACGACCGGGCACCGTCGGACATCATCGGCGGCAACCGCGGCCGCCTTGCCGAGGGTGACCGAATGCTCCCGCTGACGGAAGTGTGGCGCGGCCACTTCCACGATCCGGACCTGCGAGCGCGCGTCCAGGACCTGGTCGACGCGGCCGCGCGCGAATCGGATTACGGACCCAGCGACCACGAGGCGATGGCTCTGCGGCGAACTCCCCTTGGCATCAGCGGAAAGGAACTCGACCAGGACCAGCGTGCGCTGCTCGCGCAGCTGGTCGCCGGCTTCCAGGACCGGGTGCGCGACGGACTGGCCGTGCCGCTGGACCTGGACTCCGTGCACTTCGCGTGGGCCGGCCCGACTCATCGGGGCGCGCCCCACTATTTCCGCCTGCAGAGCCCTCGGATCCTCGCGGAGTGGGACAACACCGCCAGGAACGCCAACCACGCACACTCGGTCTGGCGCGATCCCGGAGCGGACTTCGGAGTCCCTCTCAACGAGGAAAGCTCGCCCCGCTGGCGAGATTCACCATGATCCGAAAGTGCGCGAGGAGGCCGGTGTGAGTCAACCGAGGCACGTCGCGATGATCGGTGCCGGGCTCGGCGGTCTACGAACTGTCGAGCAGCTGCGCGGCGCGGGCCTCGAGGGCTCGATCAGCCTCGTCGGCGCCGAACCGCACGCGGCCACCTTTGTCGA
This Amycolatopsis sulphurea DNA region includes the following protein-coding sequences:
- a CDS encoding DUF3500 domain-containing protein: MTVSVAREIAAAASAWLATLSREQRAVAHWPAPGTDPQTEAERRRRYYNTPTDHGGLTLGAQSPTQQRLVMRLLAAALSPAGYATVTTVIGLENELDRVEGFAVDWGHERGRDPGRYHLRVFGDPARPAPWSWRFGGHHISVNVLVADGAVRSATPLFLGADPAATSLVGGGLLRPLGGIEDTARALVRSLGRDLAARAVVHDRAPSDIIGGNRGRLAEGDRMLPLTEVWRGHFHDPDLRARVQDLVDAAARESDYGPSDHEAMALRRTPLGISGKELDQDQRALLAQLVAGFQDRVRDGLAVPLDLDSVHFAWAGPTHRGAPHYFRLQSPRILAEWDNTARNANHAHSVWRDPGADFGVPLNEESSPRWRDSP
- a CDS encoding quaternary amine ABC transporter ATP-binding protein, which codes for MEKLYKVFGRRPAEAVRRLETGIDRKELDRGVTAAVIDASFTVERGEIFVVMGLSGSGKSTLLRTLNGLLPATSGRVLVDEQDLTALSPAQVRELRQQRMSMVFQHFALFPHRTVAENVAYGLSVQGAPRERQLSRTAEALELVGLAGWEDRLPGELSGGMRQRVGLARALAADTEILLMDEAFSALDPLIRKEMQDQLLILQRQLGKTIVFITHDLNEAMRLGDRIAMMRDGRIVQVATAQEMLTAPADEYVTKFVRDVDRTRVLTAATVMEPAGVSFTTDTSPAQARETMLGHELTGALVTDGGKFAGSVTRSAVSAAAERGDATLAAAVDREAARTTPETPVADLFGVSASAPAPVAVVDGDGALLGMVTQQSLLRSLSIPEKAEEEVDAHA
- a CDS encoding HU family DNA-binding protein, encoding MANKAQLIEALSERIGDKKAAAEAVDGLVDIIIRTVHKGEKVTITGFGVFEKRARAARTARNPRTGESVRVKKTNVPAFRAGTTFKDVISGSKKLPKTTAVKRATATRATATTTTRAAAAKPATTRTRATAAKAPAAKATATKAKATTTTRATKAAPTKATAKATAAKATATKAKATTTRATKAAAKPAVKRTTATAKKATPAKRTTAAKKK
- a CDS encoding aldolase/citrate lyase family protein, which produces MAAGRPDQIEWVLDQGADGVMVPPGEQRRGRAARRYPPRGSRSVGGVRNLLERGPGYLSGADDVVCIVQIEHVAALSNLDENLAVPGIDLVTPGHVDLAGQ
- the leuD gene encoding 3-isopropylmalate dehydratase small subunit, with the protein product MEPFTQHTGIGVPLRRSNVDTDQIIPAVYLKRVSRTGFEDGLFAAWRGQEDFILNTEPFSRGSVLVAGPDFGTGSSREHAVWALMDYGFRVVISARFADIFRGNSGKGGLVAAQCEQADIELLWKLLENEPGTEVTVDLETKTVRAKDFTAAFRIDDYVRWRLLEGLDDIALTLRHAQEIDAFESARPSWRPVTLPAATS
- a CDS encoding IclR family transcriptional regulator; amino-acid sequence: MGQHSGIGVLDKAVAVLQAVAEDPCGLAELCTRTGLPRATAHRLAVGLEVHRLLRRGPDGRWRPGTALAELAGGSTDPLLDAASSVLPKLRDITGESVQLYRRDGVQRVCVSTAEPPSGLRDTVPIGSRLPMTAGSGAKVLAAWSDPHTQRTILADAVYGERTLLEVRRRGWAQSVAEREPGVASVSAPVRDSSGAVVAAVSVSGPIERIGRKPGARWAADLLAAADALQERL
- a CDS encoding ABC transporter permease yields the protein MRELFLADGWHVPRIPVGDWFASIVDWLTNNIGPFFDFVDTVVKGAVNGLASGLTWLPSLVLVVIFAALGWWARGWRFGAGSLIGFALVDGLGELHSAMETLAQVLVAGVVAVLIAVPTGIAAARNASVSRVVKPVLDFMQTLPSFVYLIPVVVFFSIGPVPGVVATVVFALPPGVRLTELGIRQVDPEMVEAGEAFGSPPRRILTEIQIPLAMPSIMAGINQIIMLSLSMVVISGMVGAPGLGAEVYAAVTSLKIGQGFEAGIGVVVLAIYLDRLTSTLGARSAVGRARRRTAAA
- the leuC gene encoding 3-isopropylmalate dehydratase large subunit, which codes for MTTTTGKARTLAEKVWDSHLVRRGEGAEPDLLYIDLHLVHEVTSPQAFDGLRMAGRAVRRPDLTIATEDHNVPTVDIDRPIADPVSRTQVDTLRRNCKEFGVRLHPMGDAEQGIVHVIGPQLGLTQPGTTVVCGDSHTSTHGAFGAMAFGIGTSEVEHVLATQTLPLRPFKTMAITVDGALQPGVTAKDVILAVIAKIGTGGGQGYVLEYRGKAIEELSMEARMTICNMSIEAGARAGMIAPDETTFAYLKGRPHAPQGADWDAAVAAWRELRTDEGAEFDAEVHLDADALTPFVTWGTNPGQGLPLGAAVPDPAAIPDENERFAAEKALSYMDLVPGTPLREIAVDTVFLGSCTNGRIEDLRAAAEVLRGRQVAGSVRMLVVPGSMRVRKAAEEEGLDAVFTAAGAEWRQAGCSMCLGMNPDQLAPGERSASTSNRNFEGRQGKGGRTHLVSPLVAAATAVRGTLSSPADLTPATA
- a CDS encoding glycine betaine ABC transporter substrate-binding protein yields the protein MRTTKRLSRILAAGAAMTALVGLTTACGGRAGESGNTQEAKTITIGYIGWDEDIALTNLYQTVLEEKGYKVEAKLLDAGPIYAGLAKGDVDLYLDSWLPVTHKKYWDQYKDQLEDLGVWYDKATLNLAVPEYVKDVNSIADLKDKAGQFDGKITGIEASAGESDIVQNAVLPQYDLKGSVTLQNSSTTAMLAALDGAIKGQKPMVVTMWHPHWAYSRYQLKDLQDPKGAMGKGEQIHAIGRKGFGKDFPALTDVAKKLKMSDADLGSLEDAIQKAAKGQEKAAAKQWADQHKQFVDTAFAGL
- a CDS encoding SDR family NAD(P)-dependent oxidoreductase — encoded protein: MRRPRPRTAPRTAVDLALDAFGRIDSVYNAAAVLIPTEAVTAPAEEFVQQLMVNAVGTLNVCHATAAALRKSDCAAIVNTSSVVVDIAGAGRGLDAASKATIPPLTRHLALELGPEVRVNAISPGHTLTEMTEDLYRGQGATLEDGLRKLGSNVMLKRVATPEDIAGTVCFLLSAEACYVTGQVLTVDAGMTAV